In Salinibacterium sp. ZJ70, one DNA window encodes the following:
- a CDS encoding DUF721 domain-containing protein, with product MSERREPEHIAVYRRIRAVFGQPMATSRDARRRQAAARDETTVPYGLGRDPKGIDDVLERLTQTMGWSSPLAKSELLVAWPRLVGDDIAAHAEPVSVEDGLLTVKCNSTAWAQQLRSMRSMVLAAIADQHPAAGIESVRFIGPDTPSWKRGPRVIPGRGPRDTYG from the coding sequence GTGAGCGAGCGGCGCGAACCCGAGCACATCGCCGTCTATCGGCGGATCCGCGCGGTTTTCGGCCAGCCGATGGCCACCTCGCGCGATGCGCGCCGGCGACAGGCGGCCGCGCGCGACGAGACGACGGTTCCGTACGGGCTGGGCCGCGATCCGAAGGGCATCGACGATGTGCTGGAACGGCTGACCCAGACGATGGGATGGTCGTCGCCTCTTGCGAAGTCCGAGCTGCTCGTCGCCTGGCCGCGGCTCGTGGGAGATGACATCGCCGCGCACGCGGAGCCGGTGTCGGTCGAGGACGGCCTGCTCACCGTGAAGTGCAATTCGACCGCCTGGGCGCAGCAGCTCCGCTCGATGCGCAGCATGGTGCTGGCGGCGATCGCCGACCAGCATCCCGCCGCGGGCATCGAGTCGGTGCGTTTCATCGGACCGGACACCCCCTCGTGGAAACGGGGCCCACGCGTGATTCCAGGGCGTGGCCCTCGCGATACTTACGGCTGA